AGGTGCTGAACAGCGACTTCAAGCTGCCGCGCAGACTGAAACTGGTTATGCCGGAAGAACTTGTTGCCGGTGGAGAACAAGCTGTGGTTCAGACTTATGTGGAGTATACGGATGGAACTCGTGAACTCGCAGACAACAACAGCATCACCTATAGTGTGGTTATGGGTGAAGCGAACGCAGCCGTTCAGGATGATGGCCTTCTTGACGGAAAACGTGTTGGAGCTGCTCTAATCCAGGCCGATTATACATGGCAAGGTACGGAGCTCAGCACAACGGATATCGTATCCGTTGTTGCACCGAAGACGGGAGCTGCACCACCGGATTACATGGATACGATCAAAGCATCCACGATCGGAACGGGCAAAAAGGGAGAGACACGTGTCTCGATCAGCGCTGCCGGACACAAAGGCAACATGGTTGGAAGTGAACTGGCATACCGTATTTTCACGGACCAATCGCAAGTGATGCTGCCAACGTTCGAACAGGATATCAGCGGATGGAATACGCTGCCTTCCGATAAAGTCATCAAAGCAAAACCAGGCGAGTGGGTTGTTATCGCCAAACGAACAACGAGTGAGCCAAAACTCACGACAGCATCATCTGCTGCGGTAAAGGTGAATGAGCGGATCTCTTCAAGCGCGGAGCCAAGCGTGCCAAGTTCGGGCGGCAGCAAACCACCCGCATCGAATGTACCTGTTGGTCCGTTGACGGTGGGTGGCGTAGCCATCGATAGTGCCGTTGGAGGTAAAGACATGAAGATACCTCTGGAACTGGATGCAGTGCAGAAGGATGGATTGTTGCTGGTCGATGTTACGCCAGGTGTAAGTGGTCCAACCGTGGTTGCTCATCCTGTTCGAGAAGCGCTGCTTGATGCAGCCGAGCAAGGACAGCGAATTCGTTTGCACGTTGCGGGCCAACTGGAGCAGCTACGCTTCGAGCTGGATGCGGATCTGATTAAACAACTCGCTGCCAAAGGCATTTCGATGGATTTGGAAAGCGATTGGGGCAGCTACCGTTTGGATTGGAATGCTATAGATCTGAAAGCACTCGAAGCAGCTTTCCCGGCGAAAAAGGCCGAGGATATCAAAGTAAGCCTGAATGTGGGCAAACCGGATCAGGCATACGAACGGCTTGCTGCGAAGCTTGCCAGTGAGGGACGTACGATTCCAAGAGGAACCCCGGTTGCCTTCAACATGACGGCGAGTGACGGTACCAAGTCAGTCGAGATTGATAAACTTTTGAAAATGACAACCAAAGAACTGTACCTGCCGGTTGGAGAGGACGAGCGCTCCGTATCAACCGTGGTCGTTCTTGAGTCTGATGGCAGCTTGCGGCATGTGCCTACTCGCTTCGAAGTGCGGGACGGCCGGATGGTTGCCATCGCAAGCAGCATGACCAACAGCGTGTACTTGCCGATCCGATATGACACTTCGTTTAGTGACATGAAGAGTCACTGGGCAAGCGAAGCGGTTCATGATCTGGCCTCACGTCTGGTTGTGAATGGCGTGTCGACTTCTCGCTATGAGCCTTCGCGTAGCATGACTCGGGCAGAGCTTGCTGCACTGATGGTGAGAGCCTTTGGCCTGAAACCAGCCACAGGCGCAAGTTCAACATTCGCAGACGTGAAAGCAGTGGATTGGTACAACGATGTGGTGCAAACGGCAACTGCCAATGGCCTCATGACGGGCTACAGCGGTAATCGTTTCGGTCCACAGGATGCCATGACACGTGAGCAAGTGATGGTCATGCTGATCCGTGCATACGAGATGGCAGGACATACTGCGCCAGCTGTGAGTAGTGCAGCTAATAGCCTTGAAGGTTATACCGATGCATCAACATTGTCTGATTGGGCCAAAGACAGTGCCGCACGAGCGGTGAAACTGGGTCTGATTCAAGGCAAATCGGCAACGACACTTGAGCCAAAAGCTCCGGTAACTCGTGCCGAGATGGCAACTCTTATCCGCAGATTACTTGTGGAACTGGATTTGCTGTAAACATGAAGTTGTTGATTTGAACTGGAAAAGCCCGAAGTCATTGCGACTTTCGGGCTTTTTTGTATCTTTTTTATGAGAAAGGTTATTTCAATATGTTGTACGTGAATTCATACCCAACCCGTGAATTCCAATATCGACGCTTTTGCAGACTGTGCTTCTGTATGAGCCCCTTTGCGCCAGGCTTTAGGTGATTCGCCCATCAGTTTGGCGAAGCAGCGGTTAAAGCTGGAGATGGATCGGAAGCCAACCTGCTCGGAGATGGACAGGATGGAGGCCTCTGTGCTTTTTAATCGTTTGCATGCCTCTTCAATCCGGGTACTGTTCAGAAAATCAAGCGGTGTGGTTCCCATAATTTCATGGAACTTGCGGCGAAAATGCGTTGTACTCAGATGACACAGATCAGCGAGGTAATCGATGGTCACGGGCATCATAAAATTTTTGGTGATAAACTCCAGCACGGGTGAGATGACCAAGTCACCTTGGAGGTCTCGTTCTCGTTCCTGATCCTGCGATGACAAGCGCTCGCTGCTCGCATGAATTCGAAGCAGTTCGATATATAGAGACATCAACAAGCCGTACGCGCTCTCCCGATAATAGGGGGACTGCTGCTTAATCTCTTCTACCACTGATGTTGCGAGTGTGTGAATTTTGGGATGCTGTTCCTTATTCAGAATGCAATTGGTTCCCTGAATCGCCCATAGATTCGGTTCAATGTGAGTTTGTGCTGTTTTGAGCGAATGGCGGAAGAGTTCTTCCGGTGAAAAAAAGATATAAGCCCACAGGCTGGCGTTATTAGGCGAACTGTATGTGGTATGCGGAAGATATCGGGGAATGAACGTGATGTCGCCTGCCCGAAAAGGCACAGATTCTCCCTTAATCTCCATGATGCCTCCATCTGAATAACAGATGCCAATCTCCATGTGGTTATGGAAATGAAGATGCTCACTCTTGATATCGGATATTCTCCAGCGGTCTCCACTGAGTAACAGGACAGGAAAATCAATGGGCAGGCTATAGTGACGATATTCAATGACAGGTTTCTTCGGTTTGGGCATGTTCGAGGACTCCTATGTATAAATGATTGAAATTGCGCAGTTTTGTTATGAATACGCTTAGATTGAGACTATTTTACTGCGTACAATGGAATAAGTAAAGCGTTTACAAAAATGGACGGACACCTCTCAGGACGCACTTGGGGGCGTGTGCGAAGGGAGAGGGGAATAACAATGCTTCAAGTGAAATATGACAGGGAACAGATTCTAAACGTAATCGAGAGCGTTACCAAGAAAACACTGGATATGGATCTGACATGGGATTGGCCCGGTGGAGTGGCTTATTATGGCGTATCCAGAGCCTATCAAACAACAGGCAACCAAGAGATTCTGGACAGGCTGGTGAAATGGGCGGACGAATATATCGAGCTGGGTCTGCCAAGTTGGACGGTAAATACATGTGCCATGGGTCATTTGCTAATCACTTTATATGAAGAAACCGGGGATCAGAAATATTGGGATATTGTCCTCAGCAAAGTCGATTATCTCCAGAATCATGCACTTCGCTTTGGAGACAATGTGCTTCAGCATACGGTATCGGTTTCCAATGATTTTCCGGAACAGGCTTGGGCGGATACCTTGTTTATGGCGGCATTTTTCCTGCTCCGTGTAGGTAGCAAATTAAAAGATGAAGCCATGATTCAGGATGCGCTGAATCAGTATTACTGGCATATCAAATACCTTCAAGATCCGAGCAGCAGTCTGTGGTATCACGGTTATAACAATATCAACAAGGACCATATGTCCGGATTTTATTGGGGAAGAGCAAACGCTTGGGGAGCCTATACGATGTCTCAAGTAAAACCTCAGCTCAACGACTGGTATTTGTATCCGCAATGTATGGATGTAGAGTGTGCCCTTCGTGATCAATTGGCGGCTCTCAAGCTCGTGCAGACCGAGAACGGCTTGT
This Paenibacillus xylanexedens DNA region includes the following protein-coding sequences:
- a CDS encoding glycoside hydrolase family 88/105 protein; its protein translation is MLQVKYDREQILNVIESVTKKTLDMDLTWDWPGGVAYYGVSRAYQTTGNQEILDRLVKWADEYIELGLPSWTVNTCAMGHLLITLYEETGDQKYWDIVLSKVDYLQNHALRFGDNVLQHTVSVSNDFPEQAWADTLFMAAFFLLRVGSKLKDEAMIQDALNQYYWHIKYLQDPSSSLWYHGYNNINKDHMSGFYWGRANAWGAYTMSQVKPQLNDWYLYPQCMDVECALRDQLAALKLVQTENGLWRTVLDDEDSYEEVSASAGIAAAMINNGNPLHTKYVQKALEGILNNISEDGRVLGVSGGTAVMKDRDGYRNIPKDWIQGWGQGLALAFLSDMLR
- a CDS encoding AraC family transcriptional regulator, which translates into the protein MPKPKKPVIEYRHYSLPIDFPVLLLSGDRWRISDIKSEHLHFHNHMEIGICYSDGGIMEIKGESVPFRAGDITFIPRYLPHTTYSSPNNASLWAYIFFSPEELFRHSLKTAQTHIEPNLWAIQGTNCILNKEQHPKIHTLATSVVEEIKQQSPYYRESAYGLLMSLYIELLRIHASSERLSSQDQERERDLQGDLVISPVLEFITKNFMMPVTIDYLADLCHLSTTHFRRKFHEIMGTTPLDFLNSTRIEEACKRLKSTEASILSISEQVGFRSISSFNRCFAKLMGESPKAWRKGAHTEAQSAKASILEFTGWV